In one Pseudomonas fitomaticsae genomic region, the following are encoded:
- a CDS encoding putative signal transducing protein, which translates to MQRIYEPENLMEGEMLKGMLASEGIEAHLVGRDLLGGTGELPIFGLLGLSVDNDQAEYARELISAYNAALPLPGDEPDSYPGTLVC; encoded by the coding sequence ATGCAGCGAATCTACGAGCCGGAAAACCTGATGGAAGGCGAGATGCTCAAGGGCATGCTGGCCAGCGAAGGCATCGAGGCGCATCTGGTCGGGCGCGATCTGCTGGGCGGCACGGGCGAGTTGCCGATCTTTGGCCTGTTGGGCCTGTCGGTCGATAACGACCAGGCCGAATACGCCCGCGAGCTGATCAGTGCGTACAATGCCGCGCTGCCGCTGCCCGGCGATGAACCGGACAGCTATCCCGGGACACTGGTCTGTTAG
- a CDS encoding CPXCG motif-containing cysteine-rich protein: protein MLETEHYQCPYCGERCEAVLDLSAGDQEYTEDCPVCCKPITFKLQTDGHEWMLDVYSENE, encoded by the coding sequence ATGCTGGAAACCGAGCATTATCAATGTCCATATTGTGGGGAAAGATGCGAAGCCGTTCTGGATCTTTCCGCAGGAGACCAGGAGTACACAGAGGACTGCCCAGTCTGTTGCAAGCCGATTACCTTCAAACTGCAAACCGACGGCCATGAATGGATGCTCGATGTTTATAGCGAAAACGAGTGA
- a CDS encoding 1-acyl-sn-glycerol-3-phosphate acyltransferase: MMGEFDAIRPYDDSEVPAVLARLLGDKAFLDILTHFRFPRFAGAFGWMLKPLIAHRLRREFADVTSVATLQDKVEFYVDHTIERATDGVTYTGVEQFKSGSAYLFIANHRDIVMDPAFVNYAVYHAGLPTPRIAIGDNLLQKPFVSDLMRLNKSFIVHRSITGRREKMAAYQLLSAYINHSIRNDCASIWIAQAEGRAKDGDDRTESAILKMFHMSRKDEPFGEVIQSLNLTPVSISYEYDPCDQAKARELYIRATTGTYSKAPGEDDVSIAKGITGYKGRVHVNFAAPITELFEDTKQLAVEMDKQILGGYRLFPVHYLAYAQWADADPQLNVPKAAEVFGAEELAKAQEEWQRRLDACPEEHRPYLVLQYATPVRNQYRVKAGLPL, encoded by the coding sequence ATGATGGGCGAATTCGATGCCATCCGACCTTACGACGACAGCGAAGTACCTGCGGTACTGGCAAGACTGCTCGGCGACAAGGCGTTTCTAGATATCCTCACCCACTTCCGCTTCCCGCGTTTCGCCGGTGCCTTCGGCTGGATGCTCAAACCACTTATAGCCCATCGGCTGCGTCGTGAGTTCGCCGACGTGACCTCCGTGGCGACGTTGCAGGACAAAGTCGAGTTCTACGTCGACCACACCATCGAGCGCGCCACCGACGGCGTGACCTACACCGGTGTCGAGCAATTCAAGTCCGGCAGCGCTTATCTGTTCATCGCCAACCACCGCGACATCGTGATGGACCCGGCCTTCGTCAACTATGCGGTGTACCACGCAGGCCTGCCGACGCCACGCATCGCGATTGGCGACAACCTGCTGCAAAAGCCGTTCGTCAGCGATTTGATGCGCCTGAACAAGAGCTTCATCGTTCACCGTTCGATCACCGGGCGCCGCGAGAAAATGGCCGCCTACCAACTGCTGTCGGCCTACATCAACCACTCGATCCGCAACGACTGCGCCTCGATCTGGATCGCCCAGGCCGAAGGCCGCGCGAAGGACGGCGACGACCGTACCGAGTCGGCGATCCTCAAGATGTTCCACATGAGCCGCAAGGACGAGCCGTTTGGCGAGGTCATCCAGTCGCTGAACCTGACGCCGGTGTCGATCAGCTACGAATACGACCCGTGCGACCAGGCCAAGGCCCGCGAGCTGTACATCCGCGCCACCACCGGCACCTACAGCAAGGCGCCGGGCGAGGATGACGTGAGCATCGCCAAGGGCATCACCGGCTACAAGGGCCGGGTGCACGTGAACTTCGCCGCGCCGATCACCGAGCTGTTCGAGGACACCAAGCAACTGGCGGTCGAGATGGACAAGCAGATTCTCGGCGGCTACCGGTTGTTCCCGGTGCATTACCTGGCGTACGCGCAGTGGGCCGATGCCGATCCGCAACTGAACGTGCCGAAGGCTGCCGAAGTGTTCGGTGCCGAGGAACTGGCCAAGGCCCAGGAAGAATGGCAACGCCGTCTGGACGCCTGCCCTGAGGAGCATCGTCCGTATCTGGTGCTGCAATATGCGACGCCGGTACGCAATCAGTACCGGGTCAAGGCTGGCCTGCCGCTGTAA